A genomic segment from Micropterus dolomieu isolate WLL.071019.BEF.003 ecotype Adirondacks linkage group LG03, ASM2129224v1, whole genome shotgun sequence encodes:
- the ano10a gene encoding anoctamin-10 has protein sequence MLLQGPLGDGSGSSFTPLVVVELASDTKEEAIAWLLSRIRDQQRNGGAELLVKQLGPGVGPQEKENPNLFLVGATWQRLLSGAEDVGLFKEFNDGSMRSFTFADRHNFQDFKGDGDDFLSMAECQYIIKHELDTLRAKDETHVPGHSQVKLYPGKSISECLSV, from the exons ATGCTGCTGCAGGGGCCATTAGGAGACGGCAGTGGCTCCAGCTTCACTCCTCTGGTGGTGGTGGAGTTGGCCTCAGACACCAAGGAGGAAGCCATTGCATGGCTGCTGAGCAGGATAAGAGACCAACAAAGGAATGGAG GCGCTGAGCTGCTGGTGAAGCAGCTGGGCCCGGGAGTCGGGCCTCAGGAAAAGGAGAACCCCAACCTGTTCCTGGTGGGGGCTACGTGGCAGAGACTGCTCTCTGGGGCCGAGGATGTGGGCCTCTTCAAAGAGTTCAATGATGGATCCATGAGAAGCTTCACATTTGCAGACAGACACAACTTTCAAGACTTTAAAG GGGATGGGGATGACTTCCTCAGTATGGCCGAGTGTCAGTACATCATTAAACATGAGCTGGACACATTAAGAGCCAAAGATGAGACTCATGTACCCGGACACTCCCAGGTCAAGCTCTACCCCGGGAAATCTATCAGTGAGTGTCTTTCTGTTTGA
- the abhd5a gene encoding 1-acylglycerol-3-phosphate O-acyltransferase ABHD5 isoform X1, giving the protein MAEQAATEHAGVVQRILSAVGVHSLVSSVWGYVDTTIKWCWIPSWLPSWCPTSQIQLQTAEDKMLRCVNSTFSKQSVPVSNGNQLWTLTFSSDHVKDKTPMVLLHGFGGGVGIWAQNLDALSQRRPVFALDLLGFGQSSRPLFSTDAEEAEDQFVESLEQWRAKVGLESMILLGHNLGGYLAVSYSIKYPDRVKHIMLVEPWGFPERPDSAEADQPIPVWIKALGAMFSPFNPLAGLRLVGPLGPTLVQTLRPDFKRKFCSMFSDNTVSEYIYHLNVQTPSGETAFKSMTVPYGWAKRPMLQRMDQLQPEIPITIIYGSRSSIDSNSGSTIKEMRPQSHVEIITIRGAGHYVYADQPEDFNHRVLQVCDKVD; this is encoded by the exons ATGGCCGAGCAAGCGGCGACAGAACACGCAGG GGTTGTTCAGAGAATACTGTCTGCTGTCGGTGTTCACAGTCTGGTCAGCAGTGTGTGGGGCTACGTGGACACCACAATAAA GTGGTGCTGGATCCCCAGCTGGCTGCCGTCATGGTGTCCCACCTCCCAGATCCAGCTACAGACCGCAGAGGACAAGATGCTACGAT GTGTAAACAGCACTTTCTCTAAACAGTCTGTCCCAGTCTCCAACGGCAACCAGCTTTGGACCCTGACCTTTAGCAGTGACCATGTCAAAGACAAAACCCCCATGGTTCTGCTCCATGGGTTTGGAGGCGGCGTGGGCATTTGGGCTCAGAACCTGGACGCCCTCTCGCAGCGTCGCCCCGTCTTTGCCCTGGACCTGCTGGGCTTCGGTCAGAGCAGCCGGCCTCTGTTCTCCACAGACGCTGAGGAGGCAGAGGACCAGTTTGTGGAGTCTTTAGAGCAGTGGAGGGCTAAAGTGGGTCTGGAATCCATGATCCTGCTGGGCCACAACCTGGGAGGATACCTGGCTGTTTCATACTCTATTAAATACCCAGACAG AGTGAAGCACATAATGCTGGTGGAGCCCTGGGGATTTCCTGAGCGCCCGGACTCAGCAGAGGCAGACCAGCCCATCCCGGTATGGATCAAAGCCCTAGGGGCCATGTTCAGTCCCTTCAACCCGCTGGCTGGCCTGAGACTGGTCGGCCCACTGG GccccactttggtccagactctGAGACCTGACTTCAAGAGGAAGTTCTGCTCCATGTTCAGTGACAATACTGTGTCAGAGTACATCTACCACCTGAACGTGCAAACCCCaag TGGGGAAACAGCTTTTAAGAGTATGACCGTTCCCTACGGCTGGGCAAAGAGGCCGATGTTGCAGAGGATGGACCAGCTTCAGCCTGAGATCCCCATCACCATCATCTACGGATCCCGCTCCAGCATAGACAGCAACTCGGGCAGCACCATCAAAGAGATGAGGCCACAGTCTCATGTGGAGATCATA ACGATCCGAGGAGCCGGACACTACGTATACGCCGACCAGCCAGAGGACTTCAACCACAGAGTTTTGCAAGTGTGTGATAAAGTGGACTGA
- the abhd5a gene encoding 1-acylglycerol-3-phosphate O-acyltransferase ABHD5 isoform X3 produces MLRCVNSTFSKQSVPVSNGNQLWTLTFSSDHVKDKTPMVLLHGFGGGVGIWAQNLDALSQRRPVFALDLLGFGQSSRPLFSTDAEEAEDQFVESLEQWRAKVGLESMILLGHNLGGYLAVSYSIKYPDRVKHIMLVEPWGFPERPDSAEADQPIPVWIKALGAMFSPFNPLAGLRLVGPLGPTLVQTLRPDFKRKFCSMFSDNTVSEYIYHLNVQTPSGETAFKSMTVPYGWAKRPMLQRMDQLQPEIPITIIYGSRSSIDSNSGSTIKEMRPQSHVEIITIRGAGHYVYADQPEDFNHRVLQVCDKVD; encoded by the exons ATGCTACGAT GTGTAAACAGCACTTTCTCTAAACAGTCTGTCCCAGTCTCCAACGGCAACCAGCTTTGGACCCTGACCTTTAGCAGTGACCATGTCAAAGACAAAACCCCCATGGTTCTGCTCCATGGGTTTGGAGGCGGCGTGGGCATTTGGGCTCAGAACCTGGACGCCCTCTCGCAGCGTCGCCCCGTCTTTGCCCTGGACCTGCTGGGCTTCGGTCAGAGCAGCCGGCCTCTGTTCTCCACAGACGCTGAGGAGGCAGAGGACCAGTTTGTGGAGTCTTTAGAGCAGTGGAGGGCTAAAGTGGGTCTGGAATCCATGATCCTGCTGGGCCACAACCTGGGAGGATACCTGGCTGTTTCATACTCTATTAAATACCCAGACAG AGTGAAGCACATAATGCTGGTGGAGCCCTGGGGATTTCCTGAGCGCCCGGACTCAGCAGAGGCAGACCAGCCCATCCCGGTATGGATCAAAGCCCTAGGGGCCATGTTCAGTCCCTTCAACCCGCTGGCTGGCCTGAGACTGGTCGGCCCACTGG GccccactttggtccagactctGAGACCTGACTTCAAGAGGAAGTTCTGCTCCATGTTCAGTGACAATACTGTGTCAGAGTACATCTACCACCTGAACGTGCAAACCCCaag TGGGGAAACAGCTTTTAAGAGTATGACCGTTCCCTACGGCTGGGCAAAGAGGCCGATGTTGCAGAGGATGGACCAGCTTCAGCCTGAGATCCCCATCACCATCATCTACGGATCCCGCTCCAGCATAGACAGCAACTCGGGCAGCACCATCAAAGAGATGAGGCCACAGTCTCATGTGGAGATCATA ACGATCCGAGGAGCCGGACACTACGTATACGCCGACCAGCCAGAGGACTTCAACCACAGAGTTTTGCAAGTGTGTGATAAAGTGGACTGA
- the abhd5a gene encoding 1-acylglycerol-3-phosphate O-acyltransferase ABHD5 isoform X2, with amino-acid sequence MHRGLKDSPMNSLSLLFPFFSGVNSTFSKQSVPVSNGNQLWTLTFSSDHVKDKTPMVLLHGFGGGVGIWAQNLDALSQRRPVFALDLLGFGQSSRPLFSTDAEEAEDQFVESLEQWRAKVGLESMILLGHNLGGYLAVSYSIKYPDRVKHIMLVEPWGFPERPDSAEADQPIPVWIKALGAMFSPFNPLAGLRLVGPLGPTLVQTLRPDFKRKFCSMFSDNTVSEYIYHLNVQTPSGETAFKSMTVPYGWAKRPMLQRMDQLQPEIPITIIYGSRSSIDSNSGSTIKEMRPQSHVEIITIRGAGHYVYADQPEDFNHRVLQVCDKVD; translated from the exons ATGCATCGTGGTCTTAAAGATTCACCAATGAACTCTCTTTCCTTGCTCTTCCCTTTCTTTTCAGGTGTAAACAGCACTTTCTCTAAACAGTCTGTCCCAGTCTCCAACGGCAACCAGCTTTGGACCCTGACCTTTAGCAGTGACCATGTCAAAGACAAAACCCCCATGGTTCTGCTCCATGGGTTTGGAGGCGGCGTGGGCATTTGGGCTCAGAACCTGGACGCCCTCTCGCAGCGTCGCCCCGTCTTTGCCCTGGACCTGCTGGGCTTCGGTCAGAGCAGCCGGCCTCTGTTCTCCACAGACGCTGAGGAGGCAGAGGACCAGTTTGTGGAGTCTTTAGAGCAGTGGAGGGCTAAAGTGGGTCTGGAATCCATGATCCTGCTGGGCCACAACCTGGGAGGATACCTGGCTGTTTCATACTCTATTAAATACCCAGACAG AGTGAAGCACATAATGCTGGTGGAGCCCTGGGGATTTCCTGAGCGCCCGGACTCAGCAGAGGCAGACCAGCCCATCCCGGTATGGATCAAAGCCCTAGGGGCCATGTTCAGTCCCTTCAACCCGCTGGCTGGCCTGAGACTGGTCGGCCCACTGG GccccactttggtccagactctGAGACCTGACTTCAAGAGGAAGTTCTGCTCCATGTTCAGTGACAATACTGTGTCAGAGTACATCTACCACCTGAACGTGCAAACCCCaag TGGGGAAACAGCTTTTAAGAGTATGACCGTTCCCTACGGCTGGGCAAAGAGGCCGATGTTGCAGAGGATGGACCAGCTTCAGCCTGAGATCCCCATCACCATCATCTACGGATCCCGCTCCAGCATAGACAGCAACTCGGGCAGCACCATCAAAGAGATGAGGCCACAGTCTCATGTGGAGATCATA ACGATCCGAGGAGCCGGACACTACGTATACGCCGACCAGCCAGAGGACTTCAACCACAGAGTTTTGCAAGTGTGTGATAAAGTGGACTGA